In the Acanthopagrus latus isolate v.2019 chromosome 23, fAcaLat1.1, whole genome shotgun sequence genome, one interval contains:
- the setd1a gene encoding histone-lysine N-methyltransferase SETD1A, whose protein sequence is MDPDGGADSQKAVSLQWKSYKLVQDPAIRRVTQKIYRYDGVHFSVPDSGFPPVGELRDPRPRRLWSRYTELSLPVPKFKLDEFYVGPIPLKEVTFARLNDNIKEPFLAEMCAKFGEVEEMEILFHPKTRKHLGLARVLFTSTRGAKDTVKQLHNTSVMGNIIHAQLDIKGQQRQKYYDLIVNGSYTPQTVPLGGKALTDRVQPQAPTQPQPQPQPDTSSEIRRRLSSELAVLAAGVQALTSGSATPCSTDTGYSDQRLDTPPSASSQGGGGGTPYSSRSGTPFSQDSGYSGARHTGYNTGTLGSGYPPQDMLPSSSSSSAVSSTVGGYKVSRYSEDAQEPPAYHRGRPMYPPTPSYRPNEPPCYPPYPNVAGPGPHIAHHSTMPPPPLATQYDQPPMADRERDRDRDSGGRYGPGAIGSRRSSYHHQQDTNSSSKYHSHHSHHHSERRDDRGYRRDSLGSRSGDHSHQRHRNHHHSHNHHGSSSRRRSSHDRDRDRDRDRDRDRDRDRDRDSDYSNSSDPRYNSNSYRSSSNSMSPPPSSYSAYSSKEPAPAPPQGLDVSTRLGGASLSERGPLPSVGAEKDYHAGHHSALPPPPPPPPPLPPASVIAAAVAETLGTLDFNQDSPVREEQWTKPKRRPSTPPAPPKTPPPSSPPQPSIASSSTSPSSTSLPHHLPTSSCSPPPPQRDSSSPEPDSTNESLPFVYHSSSLDSRIEMLLKEQKAKFSFLASDEEDEEDRKEEKQRGTRGDGGERRGGSGDGTGEHTSGNQLGDNGEKDHRRKGERDRDGHRGRKRGKGGEGRKSPTVLTANTPSSSTYSSHILPPEEPQPQVGLTGTGALQEDSSQAASADTRSRTGAHTPPYNGQSQSSPHSSGEDMEISDEEEETTTITTVTTHQPSVTSGSSPSSSQAAMPSQTTDPSSSPQPISDSAQHFGTSMHPPIPSYPPHLPPPPPPGYSLQPPPPPGIPPLPHMELHPEYPPPMPHHMYDYATSMELMNQYSGGAPMSFQMQTHMLSRLHQMRLSSSNGTPGPGEAATADYTSYHLHSMPPPHTHHPYIDQEGSGAASHYDQDHRYMPPHMPYPYPDPHSTQIPPLPHHGIPPPHSGWPPHVLPPQYPSYMPPPGYGTMLPGDGDEYRAPGEAMPILAENPNEATVQMVLAALIQEMKNIMQRDLNRKMVENVAFATFDEWWERKETKAKPFQTMVRGVSALRDDEKKEEKVNRPREPLGSLVDWAKSGGVEGFSLRGALRLPSFKVKRKEPQEFEEGEMKRPRPSTPPDEDDEATEGRMPEADRRGAERDNKRRKKKPRSRKPWELGSEGEETSDGSSTEKEDEEEESEKESDDDALSADSDDESLSSSSEGSSSSGSSSSSSSEDEEEDGEGAESDGLDSMDESTMDSTNEKEDDRENNAAAVPKVEVKMGEAKDIKADATAPPTKRPPSPPYPRPSSPVVLVPPLKKRRKTVSFSTGENDSKTLLPTAQLSPSPSQVVGESLLLSPSKATDSPVTAASTPSARPTQGIQLLPFASKPGEGNALIVPPSGRTQDSEESKKGLPISPQTTPVKSPGKRGAGKDSPKSSGPPVMVCRTVQNLPLDHASMCRMAFEEAPPPPPVNKRSRGRPRTTSLSASSCQSLREEDDEEESEQRLRLREQLGASSLLQLASASTTDLSVLADVALKMDPDAGDSEETETSDEAEEQKMEEDLFSPESLALVMSPEGVIVVMEHNYCKPPVLQVPPTTKRTSSKDSSVLLPADLNTISGVLEAPEEVIGEALPSRGDPGEYLPSMGVLSPSEDAGQAAGLPPSSKKVMASKGYELEKDKSKKRRRKDKENIEVPHTKKQKEQPGKKQRKRKLEDSDLEEDVDVEELESGELSSSDTEDEMIEEVRKSERLFLQEAGVTSSQRWPKPVPAAQPLTLKFDNRSEFEQMTILYDIWNSGLDGEDLMLLKKTYEKLLQDDHSSDWLNDTHWVTHTITNLPNPRRKKKSAGGQLREHVTGCARSEGYYAISRKEKDVYLDLDLPEQVIREVENVDTSGANRVLSERRSEQRRLLTVIGTTAVMDSDLLKLNQLKFRKKKLRFGRSRIHEWGLFAMEPIAADEMVIEYVGQNIRQMVADNREKRYAQQGIGSSYLFRVDHDTIIDATKCGNLARFINHCCTPNCYAKVITIESQKKIVIYSKQAIAVNEEITYDYKFPLEENKIPCLCGTENCRGTLN, encoded by the exons ATGGATCCAGACGGTGGGGCAGATTCACAAAAAGCTGTCAGTTTGCAGTGGAAGAGCTACAAACTCGTCCAGGACCCAGCCATACGGCGGGTCACACAGAAGATCTACAGATACGATGGAGTGCATTTCAGTGTGCCA GACTCTGGATTTCCTCCCGTGGGTGAACTGCGGGACCCAAGACCCCGGAGACTATGGTCCAGGTATACAGAGCTGTCCCTGCCAGTGCCGAAGTTTAAG CTCGATGAGTTCTACGTGGGTCCCATACCCCTCAAGGAGGTGACCTTTGCTAGACTCAATGACAACATCAAGGAGCCCTTTTTGGCAGAAATGTGTGCCAAGTTtggtgaggtggaggagatggaaatCCTGTTTCACCCCAAGACCAGGAAGCATTTGGGCCTGGCCAGGGTTTTGTTTACCAGCACCAGAGGAGCCAAGGACACAGTCAAGCAACTGCACAATACTTCTGTCATGGGTAACATCATTCACGCTCAACTGGATATAAAAG gCCAGCAGAGGCAGAAGTATTATGACCTGATAGTGAATGGGTCCTACACTCCTCAGACTGTGCCCCTGGGAGGCAAGGCTTTGACGGACAGGGTCCAGCCTCAGGCCCcaacacagccacagccacagccacagcctgACACG TCATCAGAAATCAGGCGGAGGCTCTCCAGTGAGCTTGCGGTTTTGGCAGCAGGTGTCCAAGCCCTCACGTCAGGTAGCGCCACACCTTGCTCTACCGATACTGGGTACAGTGATCAGCGTCTGGATACACCTCCCTCTGCATCATctcagggaggtggaggaggaacacCTTACAGCTCCAGATCTGGGACTCCTTTCTCACAAGACTCGGGCTACAGCGGTGCCAG gcATACTGGCTACAACACTGGCACTTTGGGCAGCGGCTACCCTCCCCAGGACATGctaccttcctcctcctcgtcttctgcAGTCTCTTCTACTGTCGGAGGATACAAAGTGTCTCGCTACTCTGAGGATGCTCAGGAGCCCCCAGCGTATCATCGAGGTCGCCCTATGTATCCCCCAACCCCATCATACCGTCCCAATGAGCCGCCATGCTACCCCCCATACCCCAATGTTGCAGGGCCTGGGCCACACATAGCGCACCACTCCACAATGCCTCCACCGCCTCTTGCCACCCAGTATGATCAGCCCCCAATGGCAGACAGGGAGCGGGACCGGGATAGAGACTCAGGGGGCCGCTATGGGCCAGGCGCTATTGGCTCCAGAAGGTCATCGTACCACCACCAGCAAGACACAAACTCTTCCTCAAAGTACCATTCCCATCATTCCCATCACCACTCAGAACGCAGGGACGACAGGGGGTACCGGCGAGACAGCCTGGGCTCTCGATCAGGTGACCACAGCCACCAGAGACACCGCAACCACCACCATTCTCACAACCaccatggcagcagcagccgcagaaGGAGCAGCCATGACCGCGACAGGGACCGAGACAGAGATCGAGACAGAGACCGGGATAGAGACAGAGACCGAGACAGTGACTACTCCAACAGCTCTGACCCCAGATACAATTCCAATTCTTACCGCTCTTCCTCAAACAGCATGTCTCCTCCCCCGTCATCTTACTCCGCATACTCCTCCAAAGAGCCTGCCCCAGCCCCTCCTCAGGGATTGGATGTTTCCACCCGTCTTGGGGGCGCAAGCTTGTCAGAGAGGGGACCTCTTCCTTCAGTGGGTGCTGAAAAAGACTACCACGCTGGTCATCACAGtgctctgcctccacctcctccgccgccgcctcccctccctccagccTCAGTCATTGCGGCGGCTGTAGCTGAGACACTTGGAACACTGGACTTCAACCAGGATAGTCCGGTCCGCGAAGAGCAGTGGACAAAACCTAAGCGCCGTCCCAGCACTCCACCGGCACCACCAAAGACACCACCACCTTCCTCTCCACCCCAGCCCTCCATcgcctcctcctctacctccccTTCCTCTACCTCCCTCCCACACCATCTTCCCACCTCCTCTTGCTCCCCACCACCCCCTCAACGTGACTCTTCCTCCCCAGAGCCAGATTCCACAAATGAGAGTTTACCGTTTGTctaccacagcagcagccttgACTCGCGTATTGAGATGCTCCTAAAGGAACAAAAGGCTAAATTTTCTTTCCTCGCCTCTGAcgaagaagatgaggaagataggaaagaggagaagcagaggggcACGCGGGGGGACGGAGGAGAGCGAAGAGGTGGGTCGGGTGATGGAACAGGAGAGCACACAAGCGGCAATCAGTTGGGAGACAATGGGGAGAAGGACCACAGGAGGAAAGGGGAAAGAGACAGGGATggacacagaggaaggaaaCGGGGAAAGGGGGGAGAAGGTAGGAAGAGTCCCACTGTACTTACAGCAAATacaccatcctcctccacctACTCCTCCCACATCCTGCCGCCAGAGGAACCCCAGCCCCAGGTTGGCCTCACTGGGACTGGGGCTTTGCAGGAGGACTCTTCCCAGGCTGCATCTGCTGATACACGCAGCAGGACAGGAGCGCACACACCACCTTATAATGGACAAAGTCAG tccTCTCCTCATTCCTCCGGGGAAGACATGGAGATctcagatgaggaggaggagacgaccACCATAACAACGGTGACGACCCACCAGCCCTCAGTCACTTCAGGTTCCTCTCCGTCTTCATCCCAGGCTGCCATGCCTTCACAAACAACAGACCCTTCCTCTTCACCCCAACCTATTTCTGACTCTGCACAGCACTTTGGCACCTCCATGCACCCTCCTATACCTTCCTATCCTCCTCAtttgcctcctccacctccccctggTTACTCTCTCCAGCCCCCGCCTCCCCCGGGgatccctcccctcccccacatGGAGCTGCACCCTGAGTATCCTCCTCCCATGCCCCACCACATGTATGACTATGCCACCTCCATGGAGCTGATGAACCAATACAGCGGTGGAGCTCCTATGTCCTTCCAAATGCAGACCCACATGCTAAGTCGCTTACACCAGATGCGCCTATCGTCATCCAACGGCACCCCAGGCCCTGGTGAGGCAGCAACTGCAGACTACACCTCATACCATCTCCACTCTATGCCACCAccccacacacaccatcccTACATAGACCAAGAGGGGAGTGGTGCGGCCTCTCATTATGACCAGGACCACCGCTACATGCCCCCTCACATGCCATACCCCTACCCTGATCCCCACAGCACTCAGATACCCCCCCTTCCACACCATGGCATCCCGCCTCCTCATTCTGGCTGGCCGCCACACGTCTTACCACCACAGTACCCCTCGTACATGCCTCCACCTGGCTATGGCACCATGCTGCCCGGGGATGGAGACGAGTACAGGGCTCCCGGGGAGGCAATGCCCATACTGGCTGAGAATCCGAATGAAGCCACAGTGCAGATGGTCCTAGCTGCTCTGAtccaggaaatgaaaaacatcatgCAGAGGGACCTGAACCGCAAAATGGTGGAGAACGTTGCCTTTGCAACCTTTGACGAGTggtgggagaggaaagagaccAAGGCCAAG CCTTTCCAGACGATGGTAAGGGGCGTGTCTGCCTTACGGGATgatgagaaaaaagaggagaaagtcaACCGTCCTCGGGAGCCTCTCGGGTCTCTTGTGGACTGGGCAAAGAGTGGTGGTGTGGAGGGATTTTCTCTCCGAGGAGCACTACGGCTGCCTTCCTTCAAG GTTAAGAGGAAAGAACCTCAGGAGTTCGAAGAGGGAGAAATGAAAAGGCCGCGACCCTCAACCCCACCAGACGAGGATGATGAAG CTACTGAGGGGAGAATGCCAGAGGCAGACAGGCGTGGAGCAGAAAGGGAcaacaagaggaggaaaaagaagccAAGAAGTCGTAAACCATGGGAGCTCGGCAGCGAGGGAGAAGAAACGTCTGACGGCTCCTCGACTGAGAag gaggatgaagaagaggaaagtgAAAAGGAGTCTGATG aCGATGCCCTTAGTGCTGATAGTGATGATGAGAGCCTCTCCTCGTCATCTGAGGGCTCTTCCTCTTCAggatcttcatcttcatcatcttcggaagatgaggaagaggatggagagggggcTGAGAGTGACGGTCTCGACAGCATGGATGAGTCAACCATGGACAGCACTAATGAGAAGGAGGACGACAG ggAAAATAATGCAGCTGCTGTTCCAAAAGTAGAAGTCAAAATGG GTGAAGCCAAGGACATCAAGGCAGATGCAACAGCACCACCTACCAAGCGTCCTCCATCTCCCCCCTACCCACGTCCTTCATCCCCTGTCGTCCTTGTACCTCCTCTCAAGAAACGCAGGAAGACCGTCTCGTTCTCCACAGGCGAGAACGACAGCAAAACGCTGCTGCCAACTGCACAGCTATCACCATCTCCCTCACAAGTGGTGGGTGAATCCCTTCTCCTTTCCCCAAGCAAGGCCACAGACTCCCCTGTCACTGCTGCGTCAACCCCATCAGCTCGTCCCACACAGGGCATCCAACTGCTCCCCTTTGCCTCCAAACCAGGTGAAGGCAATGCCCTCATTGTGCCCCCATCTGGACGAACCCAAGATTCCGAAGAGTCCAAAAAGGGACTACCCATTTCTCCTCAGACCACTCCTGTCAAATCCCCTGGAAAACGGGGTGCAGGCAAAGATTCCCCCAAATCTTCTGGTCCTCCCGTCATGGTGTGCCGCACTGTGCAGAACCTGCCATTGGACCATGCCTCTATGTGCAGAATGGCCTTCGAGGAggcccctcctccacctcctgtcaACAAACGGTCCAGAGGAAGGCCGCGGACGACCAGCTTGTCTGCTTCTTCCTGTCAATCgctcagagaggaagatgatgaggaggaaagTGAGCAGAGGTTGAGACTTAGGGAGCAGCTGGGGGCATCAAGCCTACTGCAGCTGGCCTCAGCCTCAACCACTGACCTGTCTGTGTTGGCTGACGTAGCCCTGAAAATGGACCCTGATGCTGGGGACTCAGAAGAGACCGAGACATCTgatgaggcagaggagcagaagatggaggaggatcTCTTCTCACCAGAGTCACTGGCTCTGGTTATGAGCCCCGAGGGTGTAATCGTTGTTATGGAGCACAACTACTGCAAACCCCCTGTTCTCCAGGTACCACCTACTACCAAAAGGACTTCCTCCAAAGACTCTTCTGTCTTGCTCCCAGCAGACCTCAACACAATTTCTGGGGTGCTTGAAGCACCAGAGGAGGTCATTGGAGAGGCACTACCATCCAGGGGAGATCCAGGAGAATACTTACCTTCAATGGGAGTGCTTAGTCCTTCTGAGGATGCTGGCCAGGCTGCAGGTCTACCTCCATCGTCAAAGAAAGTCATGGCTAGCAAAGGTTATGAACTTGAAAAGGACAAAAgcaaaaagaggagaagaaaagacaaagaaaacattgaggttcctcacacaaaaaaacagaaggagcaGCCGGGCAAGAAACAGAGGAAGCGTAAACTAGAG GACTCAGACTTGGAGGAAGATGTGgatgtggaggagctggagtcTGGGGAACTGTCCAGCTCTGACACAGAGGATGAGATGATTGAAGAGGTGAGGAAGAGTGAGCGCCTCTTTCTGCAGGAGGCGGGGGTAACATCATCCCAGCGCTGGCCGAAACCTGTCCCAGCAGCCCAGCCATTAACTCTGAAGTTCGACAACCGCAGTGAGTTTGAGCAGATGACCATCCTGTACGACATCTGGAACTCCGGTCTGGACGGCGAAGACTTGATGTTGCTAAAGAAGACCTatgagaagctgctgcaggacgacCACAGTTCTGACTGGCTCAATGATACTCACTGGGTCACCCACACTA TAACCAACTTGCCGAACCCTCGGCGTAAGAAGAAGAGCGCAGGCGGACAGCTTCGTGAGCATGTGACCGGTTGTGCCAGGAGCGAGGGCTACTACGCCATCAGCCGTAAGGAGAAGGATGTCTATCTGGACCTGGACCTGCCCGAGCAGGTCATACGAGAGGTGGAGAATGTCGACACTTCG GGAGCTAACCGGGTTCTATCAGAGAGACGATCGGAGCAGCGCCGCCTCCTCACAGTCATTGGCACCACGGCTGTCATGGACTCTGACCTGCTCAAACTCAACCAGCTTAAG TTCCGCAAGAAGAAGCTTCGTTTTGGACGCAGTAGGATCCACGAGTGGGGCCTGTTTGCCATGGAGCCCATTGCTGCTGATGAGATGGTCATCGAGTATGTGGGTCAAAACATCAGACAG ATGGTGGCTGACAATCGAGAGAAGCGCTACGCACAGCAGGGCATCGGGAGCAGCTATTTGTTCAGAGTGGACCACGACACAATTATAGATGCCACCAAATGTGGCAACCTGGCCCGATTCATCAAccactgctgcact CCAAACTGCTACGCCAAGGTAATCACCATAGAGTCCCAGAAAAAGATTGTGATCTACTCGAAGCAGGCCATCGCTGTCAATGAAGAGATCACCTACGACTACAAATTCCCCCTCGAGGAGAACAAGATTCCTTGCCTGTGTGGAACAGAGAATTGCCGCGGGACACTCAATTAG
- the ccdc47 gene encoding coiled-coil domain-containing protein 47: protein MRSARFLLIPVLLLFLAFPVARGRYNDDFDDGEDLADFDDNDFAEFEDMNDDQAAEAETAPPPRASQSSQPEEDEDEDEATVELEDGQDGFEDSETQDQDIYKYDQEEFEGMGDMEKPGHSMKDPLIIHTVPAHLQNSWESYYMEILMVTGLLAYIMNYIIGKNKNSRLAQAWFSSHRELLESNFALVGDDGTSKEAVSTGKLNQENEHIYNLWCSGRVCCEGMLIQLKFLKRQDLLNVLARMMRPACDQVQIKVTLNEEDMDTFVFAIGTKKAMARLQKEMQDLSEFCGDKPKSGAKYGLPDSLAILSEMGEVTDGVMDNKMAHYVTNHADKIESIHFSDQFSGPKVMQEEGQPLKLPETKKTLLFTFNVPGMGNTSPKDMDSLLPLMNMVIYSIDKVKKLRLNREGKQKADRNRARVEENFLKQTHAQRQEAAQTRREEKKRAEKERIMNEEDPERQRRLEEAAQRREQKKIEKKQMKMKQIKVKAM from the exons ATGCGAAGTGCGCGTTTCCTCCTGATACCTGTACTGCTGCTCTTCCTGGCCTTTCCTGTTGCCAGGGGACGCTACAATGACGATTTTGATGATGGCGAAGACCTCGCAGACTTTGACGACAATGACTTTGCTGAGTTTGAGGACATGAATGACGATCAAGCAGCCGAGGCAGAAACTGCCCCTCCGCCTCGTGCCTCACAGTCCTCGCAGCctgaagaggatgaagatgaagatgaagccACTGTGGAGCTGGAGGACGGCCAGGATGGTTTTGAGGACTCAGAGACACAG GATCAAGACATCTACAAATATGACCAGGAGGAATTTGAGGGGATGGGGGACATGGAAAAGCCTGGCCACTCCATGAAGGACCCCCTCATAATCCACACA GTCCCTGCACATCTGCAGAACAGCTGGGAGAGTTACTACATGGAGATCCTGATGGTGACCGGCCTCTTGGCCTACATCATGAACTACATCATCGGCAAGAACAAGAACAGTCGGCTGGCTCAGGCCTGGTTCAGCTCACATAGAGAACTTCTAGAGAGCAACTTTGCACTAGTGG GTGATGATGGAACAAGTAAAGAAGCAGTGAGCACTGGCAAGCTGAATCAGGAAAATGAACACATCTACAACCTGTGGTGCTCCGGACGTGTGTGCTGTGAAGGGATGCTGATTCAGCTCAAG TTTCTGAAGAGGCAGGACCTGCTTAACGTTCTGGCCAGGATGATGAGGCCTGCCTGCGATCAAGTG CAAATCAAAGTGACTCTTAATGAAGAGGACATGGACACTTTTGTGTTTGCTATTGGCACCAAGAAAGCGATGGCCAGGCTTCAGAAGGAGATGCAGGACTTG AGTGAGTTCTGTGGTGACAAGCCTAAGTCTGGGGCCAAGTACGGGCTCCCAGACTCCCTGGCTATTCTAAGTGAAATGGGCGAGGTCACAGATGGAGTGATGGACAACAAG ATGGCGCATTATGTCACCAACCATGCTGACAAGATTGAGTCCATCCATTTCTCGGACCAATTTTCTGGTCCAAAAGTTATGCAAGA gGAGGGTCAGCCTTTAAAGCTGCCTGAGACCAAGAAGACgctgctgtttacatttaatG tGCCTGGCATGGGCAACACCTCTCCCAAAGACATggactctctcctccctctcatgaACATGGTGATCTACAGCATCGATAAAGTCAAGAAACTCCGTCTCAACAGAGAG GGCAAACAGAAAGCTGACAGAAACCGTGCCCGTGTGGAGGAGAACTTCCTCAAGCAGACTCACGCTCAGCGTCAGGAGGCAGCCCAGACGCGCcgcgaggagaagaagagagccGAGAAGGAGAGGATCATGAATGAGGAAGACCCTGAGAGACAACGTCGCCTGGAG gaagcTGCCCAGCGACGTGAGCAGAAGAAGATTGAGAAGAagcagatgaagatgaagcagATCAAAGTGAAAGCCATGTGA
- the dcaf7 gene encoding DDB1- and CUL4-associated factor 7, with amino-acid sequence MSLHGKRKEIYKYEAPWTVYAMNWSVRPDKRFRLALGSFVEEYNNKVQLVGLEEESSEFVCRNTFDHPYPTTKIMWIPDTKGVYPDLLATSGDYLRIWRVSDTETRLECLLNNNKNSDFCAPLTSFDWNEVDPNLLGTSSIDTTCTIWGLETGQVLGRVNLVSGHVKTQLIAHDKEVYDIAFSRAGGGRDMFASVGADGSVRMFDLRHLEHSTIIYEDPQHHPLLRLCWNKQDPNYLATMAMDGMEVVILDVRVPCTPVARLNNHRACVNGIAWAPHSSCHICTAADDHQALIWDIQQMPRAIEDPILAYTAEGEINNVQWASTQPDWIAICYNNCLEILRV; translated from the exons ATGTCGCTTCAcggcaaaagaaaagaaatctacAAATACGAGGCGCCATGGACGGTGTACGCGATGAACTGGAGCGTCCGTCCAGACAAACGCTTTCGGCTGGCTCTCGGGAGCTTCGTGGAGGAATACAACAACAAG GTCCAGCTGGTgggtctggaggaggagagctcggAGTTTGTCTGCAGGAACACATTTGACCACCCTTACCCCACCACCAAGATCATGTGGATCCCGGACACGAAGGGGGTGTACCCCGACCTGCTGGCCACCAGCGGGGACTACCTGCGCATCTGGAGG GTCAGTGACACAGAAACGCGCCTTGAATGTTTGCTGAATAACAACAAGAACTCAGACTTCTGTGCTCCCCTCACCTCCTTTGACTGGAATGAAGTTGATCCCAATCTGCTTG GCACTTCCAGCATTGACACCACCTGCACCATCTGGGGGTTGGAGACCGGTCAGGTGTTAGGACGTGTTAACCTGGTGTCTGGACATGTGAAGACCCAGTTGATCGCTCACGACAAAGAG gTGTATGACATCGCATTCAGCCGCGCGGGAGGTGGAAGAGATATGTTTGCCTCTGTGGGAGCAGATGGATCCGTCCGCATGTTTGACCTCCGACACCTGGAGCACAGCACCATCATCTATGAAGACCCCCAGCACCACCCGCTGCTCCGCCTCTGCTGGAACAAGCAGGACCCCAACTACCTGGCCACGATGGCCATGGACGGCATGGAG GTGGTCATCCTGGATGTACGTGTGCCTTGCACTCCCGTGGCTCGGCTGAACAACCATCGTGCTTGCGTCAACGGAATCGCCTGGGCCCCTCACTCCTCATGTCATATCTGTACTGCAG CGGATGACCACCAGGCTCTGATATGGGACATTCAACAGATGCCACGGGCCATTGAGGATCCCATCTTGGCCTACACCGCTGAAGGGGAGATCAACAACGTGCAGTGGGCGTCCACGCAGCCGGACTGGATCGCCATCTGCTACAACAACTGCCTGGAGATCCTTCGTGTCTAA